Genomic segment of Edaphobacter bradus:
TCTGTCACGGCTCGCTTCCGCCTGAGGCAGAACCGCCGTATCATCCAATCAGAATGAAGCCGCGCATCGCCATCCCCATCCCTACCAGCCTCAACCTTGACTACAACGGAAGGTCCTGGCCCCAGTACGCCGAGGCCGTCACCCGTGCCGGTGGCGAGCCGGTCGAGATTCCCCTGAACGCCACCCCGCGCGAGACCGCCGACCTTATTAACACCTGCCAGGGAGTCCTTCTCCCCGGCTCCCCGGCCGACGTCAATCCGCAGAAGTATGGGCAGGACCAGATCCCCGAGTGCAACCCCGCCGACCCGGCCCGCGAGAACGTCGACGAGCTGCTCCTGCAGGACGCCCACAACCTCTACAAGCCCATCCTCGCCATCTGCTTCGGGATCCAGTCGCTGAACGTCTGGCGCGGCGGGACCCTCGTCCAGCACCTGACTCCGATGCCGGTGAACCACCCCGCCGGGAAGACCGTCGCGGTGGCCCACTCCGCCGCCATCGCCCCTGACTCCACCCTCGGCAGCATTGTTCCCCCAGCAGAGGCCCCGGTCGAGGACGGCTTTCTCCGGCTTCCCATCAACTCCAGCCACCACCAGGCCATCGGAATCCCCGGCGACGGGCTCCGCGTCACCGCCCGCTGCCCCCAGGACGCCGTGATCGAGGCGGTCGAAGGCGGCCAGGACCCGCACCACCCCGGCGCCCACTTCGTCCTCGGAGTCCAGTGGCACCCAGAGCGCAGCTACGAGATCAGCCCGGCCTCCCGCGCCATCTTCGAGCGCTTCATCGCCGAAGCCGCCGCCTGGAAGCCGCGCCCCATCCACACCTCCGTCGCCAGCTAGCCCGACCGCGGATCAACACGGATCAACACGGATAAGACTTGTCTGAATGTTCCACGTGGAACACTGGCGCGCATCGGACGGTACAGAACCACGCCCTTCGTTTCGGGAGCAGCACAGTTGCTCAGATGTTCCACGTGGAACATTCACGGTTCTGGCCTCTAATCCGCGCTTCTCCGCGTCGATCCGCGGTCGCCCGTTCTGCGATACTTAGTTTCGGCATGGCAGCTCTGTCCGAATCCACGATCTCCACCCTCCTGGCCCCGTATCTCGATCCACCGCCTGCACTTCTCCCGCAACTCTCGGCCTACCTCGACCTCCTGCTCAAGTGGAACGCCCGGACGAACCTCACGGCGATCCGTTCCCCCGAGGAGATTGTCCGGCGCCACTTCGGCGAGAGCCTCTTCGCGGCGCGGAACCTTGGCGACCCCGATACCTTGCTCGATCTCGGCTCCGGGGCCGGATTTCCCGGGCTTCCCATCGCTCTGCTGCGGCCGGAGATCTGCGTAACGCTGGCGGAGTCCCAGAACAAGAAGGCTACGTTTCTCCGAGAGGCCGTCCGTACCCTTGCACTGCCGAACGTCGAGGTCTGGGCTGCCCGCGCCGAGTCCCTTCCCGCAGAGCGCCGCTTCCACACTGTAACCCTGCGGGCCGTAGACGACATGGCCGCCGCAATAGCTGCCGCCGAGCCCCGCGCCACCCACCAGATTGTGCTGCTCGCCGGAGCTCAGCCAGTCCTGCCCGCAGGCCTCAGCGCAGGGCCGTCCATCCCAGTCCCCAACACGGATTCGGCCGTCCTTCTCCGTGTCACTCGCTCCTGAATGTTCCACGTGGAACATTTGCGCGGCGGAAGCCCGGCACGCACACCCGTAACCTGTGCTCCGCCGCGGGTTCCGTTTTGGAATAGCCACACCTTTGTTTCTTTTTTGCCACAAAATTCCTGTTGTTGCGCCGATGAACCTTTGATATAAACAGCTACACCCTTAGTGATAGGGGTCCTCCCCAAGAAGTTGCAGCCGAAGTCTATTTAACCAAGGAACTACGCCGCTTTTGGGAGAACTTATGAAGTCCTATACCGAGGAGAACGGGTCCATTTCAGAGAACAACAGCCAACTCGTTCTCACCTACCCGCCTTTGCTCCACAAGATGCTTGACTATCGTGTGACCGAGATTGTGATGGGAACCCTCATCTTCGGGGCCATCGTTTTGTTAAAGCTGCACCGATAGGCTTTAGCACCGATCTGTACCGATTTCACCGATTAGAAAATGGCAGGGATTCTCCTGGCTATTGGCCTGGCCGCACTAAGCGAGTTCATCCAG
This window contains:
- a CDS encoding gamma-glutamyl-gamma-aminobutyrate hydrolase family protein, with amino-acid sequence MKPRIAIPIPTSLNLDYNGRSWPQYAEAVTRAGGEPVEIPLNATPRETADLINTCQGVLLPGSPADVNPQKYGQDQIPECNPADPARENVDELLLQDAHNLYKPILAICFGIQSLNVWRGGTLVQHLTPMPVNHPAGKTVAVAHSAAIAPDSTLGSIVPPAEAPVEDGFLRLPINSSHHQAIGIPGDGLRVTARCPQDAVIEAVEGGQDPHHPGAHFVLGVQWHPERSYEISPASRAIFERFIAEAAAWKPRPIHTSVAS
- the rsmG gene encoding 16S rRNA (guanine(527)-N(7))-methyltransferase RsmG yields the protein MAALSESTISTLLAPYLDPPPALLPQLSAYLDLLLKWNARTNLTAIRSPEEIVRRHFGESLFAARNLGDPDTLLDLGSGAGFPGLPIALLRPEICVTLAESQNKKATFLREAVRTLALPNVEVWAARAESLPAERRFHTVTLRAVDDMAAAIAAAEPRATHQIVLLAGAQPVLPAGLSAGPSIPVPNTDSAVLLRVTRS